The following nucleotide sequence is from Achromobacter spanius.
TGTGCGTCCGGCGCCGTGCTGCTTATCGGCGCCCTGCTCATCGTGCAGCCGGGCGAATCGCAAGCCTGGCTCGAGGCCACCCAATTGCTGGTGGCCGCGCACTTCGGCTGGTATTACATGCTGGCCATGGCGGTCAGCGTGGGCTTTGCGTTGTGGCTGGCGCTATCGCGACACGGTGCGCTGCGCCTGGGTGAAGACGACGAATCGCCAGAATTCAGCTACCTGTCCTGGGTATCGATGCTGTTCTCATCCGGCATCGGCATTGCGCTGGTGTATTGCGGCGTCTACGAGCCGCTGGACCATTTCCTGATGCCGCCCACCGGCGCGGGCGGCACCCAGGAAGCGGCGCGCAATGCGCTGACCCTGACCTTCCTGCATTGGGGCATCCATGGCTGGACGCTCTACGCCTTGACCGCCACGGCGCTGGCCTACTTCGCGTATCGCCACAAGCAGCCCCTGGCGCTGCGTTCTCCCTTGCAAGGGCTGTCCGGCAAGCCGCTGCCCAAGGGCGTGGGCCACGCGGTCGATGGCTTTGGCGTGCTGGCCACCATCGTGTCCATGGTGACCAACCTGGGGCTGGGCGCCTTGCTGCTGCATGCCGGGCTGACATACCTGTGGGGCGTGCCGAACACGGCCGCCGTCCAGGTGCCCATCGTGATCATCATGATGGTGGTGGCCACGGGCGCGGCGGCGCTGGGCATCAAGCGCGGCATCGCCATCCTGTCGAACGTCAATACCGCGCTGATGTGCCTATTGTTGCTGTTCGTATTCCTGGCCGGCCCCACGCGCCTGCTGCTGGACGGCCTGGTGCAGAACCTGGGCGACTATCTGAACGCATTTCTGGGCAAAAGCTTCGACATGTACCTGTATGACCGCAAGGCCGTGCGCTGGACCAGTTCGTGGACCATCTTCTACTGGGCGTGGTGGATAGGCTGGGCGCCGTTTGTCGGCATGTTCATCGCCCGCATTTCACGCGGGCGCCGAATTCGGGAATTGATCTTCGGCGTCATGCTGGTGCCGCTGGGTTTCACGCTGGCCTGGCTGTCCATCTTTGGCAATACCGCCATCAATCTGGTGCTGAACGATGGCGCGGCCAGCCTGGGCCAGATGGCCATGGCCGACCCGCCGATGGCGTTCTACACGCTGATGGAATACCTGCCAATGACATCGCTTGTGGCCGGCGTCGGCGTGGTCATGTCATTCATGCTGTTCCTGACACCGGTCGATTCGGGCACGCTGATGATCGCCAACCTATCGGCCCGCAACGCCGACGCCGGCCACGACGCGCCCATCTGGTTGCGTGTTTTCTGGGCGGCGCTGACGACGATGCTGGGGGTAGGCCTGCTGCTGGCGGGCAACTTCAATGCGATGCAGACCGCCGTGGTGCTGTGCGGCCTGCCCTTTTCGGTGATCTTGCTGTGCTACATGGTCAGCCTGTACAAGGCGCTGGTCCGAGACAACCCCGAAGCCAGCCACCTGCCCGCCACGCGCTAAGAGCCGGGGTTCAGCGTTCAGAACTCAGAACCCTGAACTCAGAACTCAGGGCTGGTTGACCACCAGCCGCACCATGATGCGGCGGCCCGGCTCCTGGCGTTGCAGCACCAGCATCTGCGGACCCAGCGTGTCGTAGCGCGACAGGTTGGCACGCCAGCCGCCTTGCTCGAACGTTGTGGGCCGACCGAGCTCGTCGCGGGCCACATCCGACGCTTCCGGCTCGGCCGGCAGCTTGCCGCGCAGCCAATCGCGCAGGCCGGACACGGGCATGCTGCTGCCCAGGGCTTCTTCGGCCAAGGCATCGGGGTTATCGGCCAGCAGGCGGGTGCCGTCGGCCTTGGTCAAGCTGGCTGCGCCGGGGCGCCCTTCCACGCGGGCTTCGGTTGAGCCTAGCGGGTTGGTCAGGTCCAGCACGTAGCGCTGGCCATCGTCCGACCATGAAAAACCGCCTTGCACGGCATTCTGCTTGCCGCCTTCTTCGTTGACCGTGATGGCAAAGCGGCCGATGCGTGAAAAGGCGTCGGCGCTGGCGCCTTCAATGGGTTCGGGTGTGGTGGTGCAGGCGGCAAGCGCCATGGCCAGCATCGTCACCAGCGCCAGCCGCAGCCAGCCGGAAAGGCCGGCCAAGCTTCGCATCGCCAACACGCTCACAGGTTGACCCCCAGACGCTTGACCACATCTTGCACGGTCCTGTTCTTGGGATCTTTCATCAGCGCGGCGCGCAGCAGTTCCATCGCCTGATCGCGTTTTCCTTGGCTCCACAGCACTTCGGCCAGGTGGGCGGCGATGTCGGCTTCCGGGCGCACGCTGTAGGCGCGGCGCAGGTATTCCGCCGCGGACTCGGATTCACCCATGCGGTACTTGACCCAGCCCATGCTGTCCAGAATGAAGGGGTCATTGGGCGACAGTTCAAGCGCCTGAGTGATCAGGTCCAGTGCTTCGGGCAGGCGCTTGTTGTGATCCGCCAGCGTGTAGCCCAGCGCGTTATAGGCGTGTGCGTGGTCCGGATCCAGCGCGATGACCTGGCGCAGCATGCGTTCCAGATCGTCAAGACGGTTCTGGCGTTCATACAGCATCGCCAGTTCGTACTTGATTTCAACGGTGTCGGGCAGCGCCTCGTCAGCGGCTTCCAGGGTGCGGATCGCCTGGGGCACGCGGTCGGCGTCGCGCAGGATCTGTGCCTTGGTCAAGACGCCCAGCGTGCGTTCTTCTTCGTCTTGCGGGCCGGCCGCGTCAATCATGGTCAGCGCATTGTCGACGCGGCCACTCTTGGCGCGCAGCGCCGCCTGCCGCATGCGCACGGAATACCGCAGCGTCGGGTCGTCGATGCGGCCCAGTTCATTGATGGCTTCGTCGTAATTGCCCTGGTCTTCGGCAATGCGCGACAGCAGCACATGCGCATCGGCGGCGGCCGCGCCAGCGTCGGTCGCGCCCGGCACCGTGGCACGCTGGCGCTGCTGCTGCACGTCCAGGTACTGCTGAAGCAGGGTCTTGGCTTGCGGCAGTTGGCCGGCCTTGTAGGCCAGTTGCGCCTGCATGAAAAGCAGGTCGAAGTCTTCCGGCGAGCGGCGCGACATGGCTTGCAGTTCGGCCAGCGCGCCGTTGTAGTCGCCGCTGTCGGCCAACTGACCCGCCAGCATCAGCCGAACCTTGCGGGCGCCGGGATTGCGGTTGATATAGGCGCGGGCATCGGCCTGGGCACGCTGCGGATCCACCCTGAAACCGTATTCCAGCACGCGCTGGGCGGCCGGTTCGGATTTGGGATCGGCGGCCAGCGCGGCGCGGGATTCCTGTGCGGCGCGCGGGTAGTCGCCGGCGGCGGATGCCACGTCGGCCAGGGCCAGATGGGCGGCGGGCAGCTTGCGCACGCTGTCGCTCAGGGATTCGTCAAGAATGCGCAGCGCCAGGCGGCGGTCGTTCAGGCGGCTGAGCACGGCCAGCGCCTGGCCGATGGCGGCCGGCTTGTCGCGCGATGCGTCGATGCGGTTGCGCAGCGCCTGGGCCAGACCCTTGGTCTGGCCATTGGCGGCGGCAAGCGCCAGTTCGGTGGAACTGGCTTCGACATCGTTGGGAGACAGGCGCGCCCAGACCCGGGCTGCTTCCAGCGCGCCGGGCAGGTTGCCGCCCGCCAACTGGAATTCCAACCCGCGTCGCGCCAGGCGGGGGTCGCCTGTGTCGCGGGCCAAGCCCACCATGGTGGTGGCCGCCGTGCCGTACATGCCGCGCTGGGCGGCAATTTCTGACGCGAGGACGCGGTAGAAGATGTCGCCGGTCAGCGAAACATAGGGCAGTTGGCCCGGCCGCAGACGGATCACTTCGGTTTCAGGCTGACGGTTCTGCGGGGCCATGCGTGGCCCGGTTGCATCTCGCGTCCGGCTGTCGGCCGCCTGGGCCGGCAGCGCAAAACCTGTTGCAAGCGCAAGCGCCAACGCGGCGATCCCGATATTCATTTGTTTAAAAGACGACTTCACGCGGCCCGTCCGGTTGATGGCACAATCTTCGTACACGCAATTGATGATCTTACACTGGCTCATGCCGGAACTGCCTGAAGTCGAAACTACGCGCCGAGGAATCGACGCCGTCATCACCGGCCGGACGCTCAGGCGCCTGGTCATCCACGAACCCCGCATGCGCTGGCCGATTCCCGCGGAATTGCCGGCGCTGATCGGTGGCCGCGCCGTATTGGAATGCGCGCGCCGGGGCAAATATCTGCTGCTGCGGTTCGAGCACGGCACGCAGATTGTGCATCTGGGCATGTCGGGCTCATTGCGCAGCGTGGCGCCGGGTGAATTCCTGCGCAAGCACGATCATGTCGAATGGATTTTCGACGACGCCGTGTTGCGCCTGCATGACCCCAGGCGTTTCGGGGCGGTGCTGTGGCATGCCGATACCGACGGCCCCATCGACGCCCATCCCTTGCTGGCCAAGCTGGGCATCGAACCCTTCGACCCGCGCTTTGACGGCGCCTGGCTGCATCGCCACTTCAAGAACCACGGCGCCGCCATCAAGCAGGTACTGCTGGCGGGCATGGCGGTGGTGGGCGTGGGCAATATCTACGCATCTGAAAGCCTGTTCCGCGCGCGCATCAACCCCAAGACGCCCGCCAACAAGCTGTCGCTGGCGCGTTGCGAACGGCTGGCCGACATGGTGCGCGCCACCTTGGCGGACGCGCTGACTTCCGGCGGCAGCACGCTGCGGGACTACGTGGGCGCCACGGGCGAACCCGGGGCGTACTTCGAGATTCATGCCGCCGTCTATGAACGCGAAGGCCTGCCGTGCCGAGTCTGCGAAACGCCCATCCGGCGCTTTGTCCAAGGACAGCGCGCCACCTATTACTGCCCCAAATGCCAAAGGAACTAAGCCCCAAGGCCCTGAAATTATTGGGGAAACCCCTGTAAAGCCTCGATCATTTGTTTATAGCGAACGTATTGCACAAACACTAACGCCAAGCTATATTCCTTCCACACACCTATTCCTATAACAGTGGAAGGAGCCTCCATGAGCAAGCAATTCGCCTCGCACGCCGATATGGACGACAAGGTCGTCTCGTTCGAAAAACTGTCCGACAACGCCTATGCCTACACGGCCGAGGGCGATCCCAACACGGGCGTGATCATCGGCGACGAGGCCGTCATGGTGATCGACACCCAAGCCACGCCGGTCATGGCGCAAGACGTCATCCGCCGCATCCGCGAAGTGACAGACAAGCCCATCAAGTACATCCTGCTGTCGCACTACCATGCCGTGCGCGTGTTTGGCGCATCCGCCTACAACGCCCAGGAAATCCTGGCCAGCCGCGACACCTATGACCTGATCGTCGAGCGCGGCGAGCAGGACAAGGCCAGCGAAATTGGCCGCTTCCCCCGCCTGTTCCGCAATGCCGAATCGATTCCGCCGGGCCTGGTCTGGCCGACGATGACGTTCAAGGGCGAAATGACCGTCAACCTGGGCAACCTGGAAGTCAAGCTGCTGCAAGTGGGCCGTGGCCACACCAAGGGCGACACCATCGCCTGGCTGCCCGAGCAGAAGATCCTGTTCGCGGGCGACCTGGTCGAATACCAGTCCACGCCGTACTGCGGTGACGCCTACTTCCGCGACTGGCCCAGCACGCTGGACGCGCTGTCGGGCTTTGAAGCCGAAAAGATGGTGCCCGGACGTGGCCCGGCATTGAAAGACGCCACCGAAGTGCGCCAAGGCCTGGCCGGCACCCGCGCTTTCCTGACGGACCTGTACGGCGCGGTGAACCGTGGCGTGGCCGAAGGCAAGGACCTGAAGACGATCTACCGCGAGGTCTACGACTTCATGAAGCCGCGCTACAGCGACTGGGTGATCTTCGACCACTGCATGCCGTTTGACGTGTCGCGCGCCTATGACGAGGCCTCGGGCCACACGCATCCGCGCATCTGGACCGACAAGCGCGATCTGGAAATGTGGGCGCAGTTGGAAGGCTGAGCCTGCCGGGCCGACGGGCTGGTGCCCTTCGGCCCTGTGAATGAAACTGCAAGAACAGAACCGCGCGTCGCAAGACGGCGCGCGGCTTCGCACATAAAAACAAAATGACCCACACAGGAGACAACCGTGGGAGACATCGACTTTCAGGCGATGGAGTTCGCCTATGAGAAGCACGCCGACCAAAGCGCCGGCGCCGCGGCGCGGCATCCGGTCATCGTGGTGGGCGCGGGCCCAGTCGGCCTGACCACCGCCCTGGATCTGGCGCGCCAAGGCGTGCGCGTGGTGGTGCTGGACGACGATTACCGCTTGTCCACCGGATCCCGCGCCATCTGTTTTTCCAAGCGCACACTGGAAATCTGGGACCGCCTGGGTGTCGGCCAGCGCATGATCGACAAAGGTGTGTCTTGGAACGTGGGCAAGGTGTTCTTCCGTGAACAGGAAGTGTGGCGCTTTGACCTGCTGCCCGAACCCGATCACCGCCGCCCCGCCTTCATCAACCTGCAGCAGTATTACGCCGAAGGCTATCTGTACGAGCAGGCGCGCCAGGAACCGAATATCGACCTGCGCTGGAAAAACAAGGTTGCGGGCGTGTTGCAGACCGATGCTGGCGTTGAACTCAGCATCGACACGCCCGAAGGCCCTTACACGCTGCATGCCGACTGGTTGATTGCCTGCGACGGCGCACGCTCGCCCGTGCGCAAGCTGATCGGCCAGGAAAGCCATGGCCGCATCTTCCGAGATCGCTTCCTGATTGCCGACGTGAAGATGAAAGCCGACTTTCCGACCGAGCGCTGGTTCTGGTTCGACCCGCCCTTTCATCCCAATCAGTCCGTGCTGCTGCACCGGCAGCCGGACAACGTCTGGCGCATCGACTTCCAGCTTGGCTGGAACGCCGACCCCGTCGAAGCCGTCAAGCCTGAAAACGTGCTGCCGCGCATTCGCGCGCTGCTCGGCCCCGACGCGCAATTCGACCTGGAATGGGTCAGCGTCTACACCTTTGCATGCGAACGCATGGACAAATTCCGCCATGGCCGCGTCGTGTTCGCGGGTGACTCCGCGCACCGCGTTTCGCCGTTTGGCGCGCGTGGCGCCAACAGCGGCGTGCAAGACGCTGAAAACCTGGCCTGGAAACTGAAGCTGGTGCTGGCGGGCCTGGCGCCCGACGCGCTGATCGACAGCTACGCCGCCGAACGCGAGTACGCGGCCGACGAGAACATTTTGAATTCGTCGCGGGCCACGGACTTCATCACGCCCAAAAGCGATGTCAGCCGCAGCTTCCGCAACGCCGTGTTGAACCTGGCCAAGACGCATGCGTTTGCGCGGTCACTGGTCAACAGCGGTCGCTTGTCGCTGCCGGCTACGTATGTCGGGTCGCCGTTGAATACGCCGGACGCCGACGCCTTCAGCGGCCGCATGACGCCCGGCGCCGTCGCGCTGGACGCGCCGGTGTCGGTGAATGGCGCAGATGACTGGTGGATGGCGCAACTGGACGGCAGCTTCGTGCTGGCCGTGTTCTGCGGCAGCACCCTGCCCAACCGTGACACACAATCGGCCTTGCAAGCGCTGCGCATGGCCCCGGTGCCGGTCAAGGCGGTTCTGGTGGTTGACGCGCAGTGCGATGTGTCGGGCTTGTCGGCGGACTTGCCAGTGGTGGCCGACCGCCAAGGATGCCTGGCCAAGCGCTATGACGCGCAGCCCGGCACCACCTACCTGATCCGCCCCGACCAGCACATCGCCGCCCGCTGGCGCGCCTTCCATGCCGACGCGGTTACCGCCGCCGTCAAGCGGGCCACGGGCCACGCCTGATTCCTGAGGTCACAAACTCATGCTGATAACCGATACCAACCTGAGCGCGCCCGACGATTTTTACGAAGCGCTGATCGAAACACATCGCGACCTGACGAACGAGCAAAGCCAGGAACTGAACGCCGCGCTGATCCTGCTGCTGGCCAACCACCTGGGCGACATGGCACTCTTGCGCGAAGCATTGCAGCAAGCCA
It contains:
- a CDS encoding FAD-dependent oxidoreductase, which encodes MGDIDFQAMEFAYEKHADQSAGAAARHPVIVVGAGPVGLTTALDLARQGVRVVVLDDDYRLSTGSRAICFSKRTLEIWDRLGVGQRMIDKGVSWNVGKVFFREQEVWRFDLLPEPDHRRPAFINLQQYYAEGYLYEQARQEPNIDLRWKNKVAGVLQTDAGVELSIDTPEGPYTLHADWLIACDGARSPVRKLIGQESHGRIFRDRFLIADVKMKADFPTERWFWFDPPFHPNQSVLLHRQPDNVWRIDFQLGWNADPVEAVKPENVLPRIRALLGPDAQFDLEWVSVYTFACERMDKFRHGRVVFAGDSAHRVSPFGARGANSGVQDAENLAWKLKLVLAGLAPDALIDSYAAEREYAADENILNSSRATDFITPKSDVSRSFRNAVLNLAKTHAFARSLVNSGRLSLPATYVGSPLNTPDADAFSGRMTPGAVALDAPVSVNGADDWWMAQLDGSFVLAVFCGSTLPNRDTQSALQALRMAPVPVKAVLVVDAQCDVSGLSADLPVVADRQGCLAKRYDAQPGTTYLIRPDQHIAARWRAFHADAVTAAVKRATGHA
- a CDS encoding DUF2783 domain-containing protein, which encodes MLITDTNLSAPDDFYEALIETHRDLTNEQSQELNAALILLLANHLGDMALLREALQQARESVVGS
- the mutM gene encoding bifunctional DNA-formamidopyrimidine glycosylase/DNA-(apurinic or apyrimidinic site) lyase yields the protein MPELPEVETTRRGIDAVITGRTLRRLVIHEPRMRWPIPAELPALIGGRAVLECARRGKYLLLRFEHGTQIVHLGMSGSLRSVAPGEFLRKHDHVEWIFDDAVLRLHDPRRFGAVLWHADTDGPIDAHPLLAKLGIEPFDPRFDGAWLHRHFKNHGAAIKQVLLAGMAVVGVGNIYASESLFRARINPKTPANKLSLARCERLADMVRATLADALTSGGSTLRDYVGATGEPGAYFEIHAAVYEREGLPCRVCETPIRRFVQGQRATYYCPKCQRN
- the lolB gene encoding lipoprotein insertase outer membrane protein LolB, encoding MRSLAGLSGWLRLALVTMLAMALAACTTTPEPIEGASADAFSRIGRFAITVNEEGGKQNAVQGGFSWSDDGQRYVLDLTNPLGSTEARVEGRPGAASLTKADGTRLLADNPDALAEEALGSSMPVSGLRDWLRGKLPAEPEASDVARDELGRPTTFEQGGWRANLSRYDTLGPQMLVLQRQEPGRRIMVRLVVNQP
- a CDS encoding BCCT family transporter, which encodes MQHDRKNSARDLGAAPPRRGWLAHTNPIVFLCASGAVLLIGALLIVQPGESQAWLEATQLLVAAHFGWYYMLAMAVSVGFALWLALSRHGALRLGEDDESPEFSYLSWVSMLFSSGIGIALVYCGVYEPLDHFLMPPTGAGGTQEAARNALTLTFLHWGIHGWTLYALTATALAYFAYRHKQPLALRSPLQGLSGKPLPKGVGHAVDGFGVLATIVSMVTNLGLGALLLHAGLTYLWGVPNTAAVQVPIVIIMMVVATGAAALGIKRGIAILSNVNTALMCLLLLFVFLAGPTRLLLDGLVQNLGDYLNAFLGKSFDMYLYDRKAVRWTSSWTIFYWAWWIGWAPFVGMFIARISRGRRIRELIFGVMLVPLGFTLAWLSIFGNTAINLVLNDGAASLGQMAMADPPMAFYTLMEYLPMTSLVAGVGVVMSFMLFLTPVDSGTLMIANLSARNADAGHDAPIWLRVFWAALTTMLGVGLLLAGNFNAMQTAVVLCGLPFSVILLCYMVSLYKALVRDNPEASHLPATR
- a CDS encoding tetratricopeptide repeat protein, with translation MSQCKIINCVYEDCAINRTGRVKSSFKQMNIGIAALALALATGFALPAQAADSRTRDATGPRMAPQNRQPETEVIRLRPGQLPYVSLTGDIFYRVLASEIAAQRGMYGTAATTMVGLARDTGDPRLARRGLEFQLAGGNLPGALEAARVWARLSPNDVEASSTELALAAANGQTKGLAQALRNRIDASRDKPAAIGQALAVLSRLNDRRLALRILDESLSDSVRKLPAAHLALADVASAAGDYPRAAQESRAALAADPKSEPAAQRVLEYGFRVDPQRAQADARAYINRNPGARKVRLMLAGQLADSGDYNGALAELQAMSRRSPEDFDLLFMQAQLAYKAGQLPQAKTLLQQYLDVQQQRQRATVPGATDAGAAAADAHVLLSRIAEDQGNYDEAINELGRIDDPTLRYSVRMRQAALRAKSGRVDNALTMIDAAGPQDEEERTLGVLTKAQILRDADRVPQAIRTLEAADEALPDTVEIKYELAMLYERQNRLDDLERMLRQVIALDPDHAHAYNALGYTLADHNKRLPEALDLITQALELSPNDPFILDSMGWVKYRMGESESAAEYLRRAYSVRPEADIAAHLAEVLWSQGKRDQAMELLRAALMKDPKNRTVQDVVKRLGVNL
- a CDS encoding MBL fold metallo-hydrolase translates to MSKQFASHADMDDKVVSFEKLSDNAYAYTAEGDPNTGVIIGDEAVMVIDTQATPVMAQDVIRRIREVTDKPIKYILLSHYHAVRVFGASAYNAQEILASRDTYDLIVERGEQDKASEIGRFPRLFRNAESIPPGLVWPTMTFKGEMTVNLGNLEVKLLQVGRGHTKGDTIAWLPEQKILFAGDLVEYQSTPYCGDAYFRDWPSTLDALSGFEAEKMVPGRGPALKDATEVRQGLAGTRAFLTDLYGAVNRGVAEGKDLKTIYREVYDFMKPRYSDWVIFDHCMPFDVSRAYDEASGHTHPRIWTDKRDLEMWAQLEG